The window CCGACGCGAAGAACGATAGGGCTCCGTTTGATCCGAAGGCAATCGCGTACTGGTTCGGCAAAGATGGGATCGATCAATACATTGGCGGAGTCGAACACGCCATCCTGCACCTGATCTATTCGCGCTTCTGGACCAAATTCATGCGCGATCTGGGCCTGGTGAAAAATGACGAACCCGTGAAGCGCCTGTTCACGCAGGGCATGGTGATCAAAGACGGCGCGAAGATGTCGAAGAATTTGGGCAACGTCGTATCTCCAGATGAGATGGTTGCCCGCTATGGCGCCGATGCGGCCCGCCTGTACAGCCTGTTCGCCGCGCCACCCGACCGCGATCTGGATTGGCAGGACACCGGCATCGAGGGCATCTACCGGTTTCTGGGACGTGTGTATCGTTTCTTCGCCAGGAACGCACAGCCGAGTCATCCCGAGTGGCGAAACGCTGTACCTCCAACTTTGTCGCCGGAAGCAAGAGGTATCCAGCGTAAGTTGCACCAGACCATCAAGCGCGTCAGTGACGATTTCCAGGGACGCTGGCATTTCAATACCTGCATCGCCGCGGTCATGGAACTGGTCAATGAAGTGTATGGCGCAGAGAATTCGAAGGACAAAATTCCCGTCACTTTGATCGCCGATGTCCAGCGCAACATCGTTCTGCTGCTGGCTCCCATGGCGCCTTACCTGGCGCACGAACTATGGGAGATGATCGGCGAAAAAGGCAGCCTCCTGAAAGCAGCATGGCCGAAATACGATTCTGCACTGGCGGCGCTGGATGAGATTGAAATTCCTGTCCAGGTGGACGGAAAATTGCGCAGCTTGGTCGTGGTCCCCGCCGGCGCATCGGACGAGCAAGTATTGGAATCGGCTCTGGCTGACGAAAAGATACGGGCAACGATCGCCGGCAAGCAGATTGTGAAGAAGATCGTGGTACCGAAGAAGCTGGTAAACATAGTTGTACGTTGACCAATCCTCGCAGCTCGGAACCACCTCCGGTCACTAACTAAGTTGTTTACCAGCGCTGGCCGTGGAGTTACAATCCTTCTTCTCACTGGAGTGATCATTCCATGCATTCATCCGCCCGACGCCGGCCGCTTGCCGCACTTTTTTCCCTCTTGCTGCTGTGCTCCTCTCCTCTTCTGCGGGCCGCGGACTTGAAGCCAGAAGAGGTCCTCGCTAAGCACCTGGATTCCATAGGATCTGCCCAGGTTCGCAGCAGCATGAAGTCGCGAGTCGTGCAGGGTTTCGCAACATACCGCGTATTGGTAGGAGGTAGCGGAGCGATTGATGGCAAGTACGTTTATGCCTCCGAAGGAGACAAATCCAACTACTTGTGCAAGATCAACTCCAACGGTTTCCGTGGCGAGCAAATTATTTACGACGGCAATAGGGTAAGTGTCGCAGGGACCTATCTAGACAAGAGTCGCTCCGAATTCGGCGACTTCCTGATTAACCAAGACGCTCCGATCCGTGAGAACTTGCTGGGCGGCGTCTGGTCTTCTGGCTGGCCCCTGCTTGACCTGGAAGGGCATAAAGCAAAACTCCATAGCGAAGGCACCAAAAAGGTAGATGGCCGCGAATTCATCGTTCTTCGTTATCAGCCCAAGAAGGGCACCGATTTGAGCATCCTTTTGTATTTTGATCCGCAGTCTTACCAGCATCTCATGACTACCTATCGAATAAGCGTGAGTGCCGGAATCGGAACGCACGGGGAGACTTCGTCGTCACAAAAACAGGTGACTCGTTATCAAATCGAAGAGAAGTTTTCTGACTACCAGACCACGGACGGCCTGACGTTGCCCAGCCACTACGACCTGCGATTTTCGCAGGAATTGGATAATGGCTTCTCCAAATTGGTCGAGTGGGAAGTGAAAGCAACCAACATCGTCAACAACATCCCTGTCGACGCTCGAAGTTTCCAGGTCAAGTAGTCGACCTGACGCAGGCAGGGCCGCTCTACGAGCGTGTTGAGTGTTTACAGCGCATTCCCGGCTTTACACACGCCTGCTGATCTGAGACACTCATCCGTGGAAACACAATCTATCGTTGTCCTCGACTTCGGTGCGCAGTATTCGCAGCTCATTGCGCGCCGCATCCGCGAAAATAAAGTCTTCTCGGTCGTTCTTCCCTTCAACGCCACCCTGGACGAGATTCGGAGCTATTCACCGGCGGGGATCGTGCTCTCCGGCGGGCCGTCGTCGGTGTATGACGAAGGCGCGCCCCATGCCGACAAGAAGGTCCTCGAATTGGGCGTGCCCGTGCTCGGGATCTGCTACGGACTGCAGTTCATGGTGTACGCGCTGGGCGGCAAAGTGCGTCCCGCGGAAAAGCGCGAATATGGCCATGCGACTGTGGAACGCATTTCCGAATCACGCCTGTTTGAAGGCACTCCCAACGTCCTTTCAGTGTGGATGTCGCATGGCGATTCCGCAGAAGAACTCCCGCCCGGATTTTCTCTCACTGCGAAGACTGCGAACGCGGTCGCGGCGATTGAGAATGTCGCGCAGAAGATGTGGGCTGTGCAGTTTCATCCCGAGGTGCACCACACACCATTCGGGGCAGACATCCTACGTAATTTTGCGCTGAAGATTTGCGGCGCTCCGCCAACCTGGACGGGACAGCATTTCATCGATTCGACGGTGGCCTCAGTCAAGGCGCAAGTGGGAAGCGGCCACGCCATCTGCGCTCTCTCTGGCGGCGTAGACTCCTCGGTCGCAGCCGTGCTCGTCGACCGGGCTCTGCGTGATTCCTCCGGCAAATCGCGCCTGACGTGCGTTTTCGTCAATAACGGAGTTCTTCGCAAGAACGAATTCGAGAAAGTCCAGCAGAACCTGCGCGACAACCTCGGACTGCACCTGGTCGCCGTCGATGCCACCGATCGCTTCATGAAACGGCTGGCGGGCGTGACCGACCCGGAAACGAAGCGGAAGATTATCGGCAGTGAGTTCATCGCCGTCTTTGACGACGAAGCCCAGCGTATCGAGAAGGAAGAAGGTAAGGTCGATTGGCTCGTCCAGGGGACGCTCTATCCCGACGTGATTGAATCGCGGTCGGTGCGCGGCCCGTCGCAGATCATCAAATCCCACCACAACGTCGGCGGCCTGCCGGACAAGATGAAACTCAAACTCATCGAGCCGCTGAAAGATTTGTTCAAAGATGAAGTCCGCCGCATTGGACGCGATCTCGGCATGCCGGAAGACATCCTGCAGCGCCAGCCATTTCCGGGCCCTGGATTGGCAGTACGTATTCTCGGCGAAGTCACCAAAGAACGCGCTGATTTGCTGCGCGAGTGCGATGAGATCGTCGTCGGCGAGATCAAGAAGGCCGGGCTCTACCAGAAAATCTGGCAGTCGTTCGCAGTGCTGTTGCCGGTCATGACGGTCGGCGTGATGGGCGATCAGAGGACCTACGCGTACACCTGCGCTGTCCGCGCGGTGCATTCCGAGGACGGAATGACGGCGGACTGGGTGCCGCTGCCTTATGAAGTGCTCAAGTCAATCTCTAATCGCATTGTGAACGAGGTGCGCGGAGTGAATCGGGTCGTGTATGACATTACTTCGAAGCCGCCGGGGACGATTGAGTGGGAGTAGAAGAGCAGGTTTCAGGTCTCAGGTGTTAGGTGTCAGGTCTTAAGAACTTTTTGTCTGCCGCTTTCTTATTTTGCTCCAATACTCATCCTTCACATCAGCATCTATTTCAGGCGCCACGTTGGTCGCATAAAGAGCATCGCGGCCATCTTTCTTTGGACCGGAAATCCAGTATTCTTCGCCGCTCTCCACGTCGTAGTAGTTGGCCTTAAACCCAGCACCCTTTAAACTCCTGAATTCCTTGCCGCCATAGTGGATTGTGGCGCCGGTTTTTGAGTAGGTCACGCGCCCAATTCTGGCAGGACCAGTGAGGCCGCCAGCCTTGCACTCGATATACATGATTCGTGTCTTGTGGCCCATAACGTACTCCAAAAAGCGTGCCCAAGTAGGCAAAATGATTCTCTCACGGCCAGTGACCCACTCTTACAAACTGTCATCCCGAACGAAGTGAGGGATCTGCATTCTGCCGCGGACTGCAGATCCCTCGCTCGTCCTCGGCTTCGCCTCCGGACGGTT of the Acidobacteriota bacterium genome contains:
- the guaA gene encoding glutamine-hydrolyzing GMP synthase; amino-acid sequence: METQSIVVLDFGAQYSQLIARRIRENKVFSVVLPFNATLDEIRSYSPAGIVLSGGPSSVYDEGAPHADKKVLELGVPVLGICYGLQFMVYALGGKVRPAEKREYGHATVERISESRLFEGTPNVLSVWMSHGDSAEELPPGFSLTAKTANAVAAIENVAQKMWAVQFHPEVHHTPFGADILRNFALKICGAPPTWTGQHFIDSTVASVKAQVGSGHAICALSGGVDSSVAAVLVDRALRDSSGKSRLTCVFVNNGVLRKNEFEKVQQNLRDNLGLHLVAVDATDRFMKRLAGVTDPETKRKIIGSEFIAVFDDEAQRIEKEEGKVDWLVQGTLYPDVIESRSVRGPSQIIKSHHNVGGLPDKMKLKLIEPLKDLFKDEVRRIGRDLGMPEDILQRQPFPGPGLAVRILGEVTKERADLLRECDEIVVGEIKKAGLYQKIWQSFAVLLPVMTVGVMGDQRTYAYTCAVRAVHSEDGMTADWVPLPYEVLKSISNRIVNEVRGVNRVVYDITSKPPGTIEWE
- a CDS encoding 1-deoxy-D-xylulose-5-phosphate synthase, coding for MYIECKAGGLTGPARIGRVTYSKTGATIHYGGKEFRSLKGAGFKANYYDVESGEEYWISGPKKDGRDALYATNVAPEIDADVKDEYWSKIRKRQTKSS